GAGCAGAAGGCGGGTGGGCAGGTTAATCGGACTTGGTAGTCCTGGCATTGCTTCTCCGACGGTTGTTCACGATTCACACAAGCAAAGCCGTGAGTGGCATCGTACCTGGAGagtacatataaatataaataatacgtTTGGTTGGAAAtttgaatcatgaaatatttgaCCTTTCTCCTCAACTCTTTTAGCACTTTTGCATTGGACAGCATCAATTCCTTCAATTATTTTCAACTCTCAAatcatgtaataataatataatataataatgtttttttttatttttaaatggttgaacataaaatgttttgtatgaTCAATAATATTTGTGTACCAAACACAATATCCCATAGTTTTGGACACAGTGCTGAAataacattatccatccatccattatctgagccgcctatcctcaaaagggttgcacatagagacagacaaaagtaacACACAATCATACACatctaggggcagtttagagtgtccaattaatgttgcatgttttttgggatgcgggaggaaaccggagtacccggcgaaaacccaggaagccacggtgagaacatgcaaactccacacagggagggccgggattgaacccacatcctcagaactgtgagactgacACTCTACCCAGTCGCACCACTGTGCGGCCGCGAAAAcatattctatccatccattttctttgccgcttatcctcacgagggtcgcggggagtgctggaggcaatcccagctgtcaacaggcaggaggcggggtacaccctgaactggttgccagccaatcgcagggcacatggagacaaacagccacactcacaatcacacctcggggcaatttagagtgtccaattaatgttgcatgtttttgggatgtgggaggaaaccggagtacccggagaaaaccctcgtaggcacggggagaacatgcaaacttcacacagggagggccgggattgaacccccgtcctcagaactgtgtgactGACACTCTAACCGGTCACACCACCGTGCTGCTGCAAAAacatattatttattatcacTACCAGGTGATATGTATTTATAAAATGAAAGCTGAATATTGAGTTTTTTTCGATAGTTTTGTTGCAACAGTTTTCCAGATTGTTCTCGATGGACTCACATTTGAAAGACGTCGCCTGTCTCATGTGCCGGGATGCCAGATGTTGTCATGGCCTCCACTGCCACAGGCTGAGGGCAAACCTCAGCGGCGTTGACCCGTTGCAGCTCGACGAGGGTCTCATAATCGCCATCGCTGGTGGGGTCATCCAGATCGAACCAGCGAGTCCTGCAACCTGTCACTTTTACAcgagacaaaaataaacaaataaaactaattaaaaaaacaaacagtattAGTTTTTACATGTTGGATCTTGATGGttcgattattatttttttttaattattatttcttattatttttggacacatgaaaaggaaaaaaaatatgctcacTGTGACAGAAATCGGAGGGACACGTCATCATCACTTCATAATCTGCACATTGTTGGTTAGTCGGCTGATTCTCATTGATGCATGCAAAGCCAAAGGTCACATCATTGCTGGAATTTCAAACACAACAAGAAGCAAGGATCACGCCGTCGCCTTCTGCTCTGGTTAGGCCGTAAACAAAAGACTCACGAGAGGAAGACGTCTCCAGTGAGTTCGGAAGACAATCCGTTTGTCGTCCTGGCCTCTATCCGGATTGGATTTCTGCAGACCTGTCCAGGGTAAGTCTTCAGGAGCCGATACAAGGACTCCACGTCACCCTCATCTGATGGGTCATCACTATCCAGCCATTGTGTGCGACACTCCTGTGACTCTGAGACATCAATCTTGACATTTCCACGAAGTGATCATGAGATTATAACTGTAGTGGGTACAATTTCTTGTTAGCATTGTACTACTCCACACCGATTGaggttgaccgtcatgtttagcttcttccattttctaataattgctccgacaattaaccttttttttttaccaaggtgcttggcaatttctccacagccctttccagccgtgtggagttgtgcaattttgtctctggtgtctttggatagctctttggtcttggccatgtcacaattttgagtcttactgattgtatgggatggacaggtgtctttatgcagctaacgattcaagataatacatggagtggaggtggactttaaaaggctgaccaacaggtctttgagggtcagaattctagctgatagacaggtgttcaaatactcatttgcagatgtatcacacaagtaaatcgtttaaaaaaattatacattgtgatttctggatttttctttttagaatatctctctcacagtggacatgaacctacgatgaaaatttcagacccctccatgatctctaaatgggagaacttgcaacatagctgggtgttcaaagacttattttcttcactgtatataaaattccaatatatatatctatattataaactccttccatccattgtctgtagCGCTCAGAGGGGATCTGGAGGCTATCACAATCAATGGCTGTGCACATAtaggcaaacaaccattcacacctacggacaatttaatAGTCTTTAATGAAGCAAACATGCACATTTGGGAATTTGGGACGAAGCCAGGTAATCGTGTCATCTTCACACAGGAAGTCCAGATTCTAACCCcgaacctcagaacagtgaggcagatttGCTCGCAATATTTTGTGGTAGTGCAATATCAAACATACATAACATGATTCCAGTATTATCATTTCTCACATCTATCCACGTTTCTTCACTGATTGGCAGATTGCGGTTCTGGCTGATTgtcaggtgtgtttttttttttttttttgtataaagaAGAAACATGACTTACTTTGACAAAACTCTTTGGGACACGTGAACCTGACCTTGTAGTCTTCACAGCTCTTGTCAGTTTGATCTGCATTCACACAAGCAAATCCGTAGGCAGCGTCTAACCTGTCAAGAAAAGATTGTGACTCAAGGCTTGTGCCTCACATGTCCTGATACTGCATTTTCGCACCTTAAAAATGTCTCCGGCGTACTGGAGGCAGACTCGGCAGAAACGGTCTGGACTTGGATGGCTACTGGCTGATGACAGATCTTTCCGGGGTACTTCTGGCGGAGGTCACTGAGGAGCTCAAAGTCTCCATGCCCTTCCGGGTCATCCATGTCAAACCAGCCCGTCTGGCACTCTGTGGAAATTAGAACCGCAAAGCAGCATTAAAATGAAGAATCCCTCATTATTTGGATCGTGTTTTTGTTCACTTACCAGAACAAAACTGTCCGGAACAGGTGAACTTGACCTTGTAATCGACACACAAGCTCCCGAATTGCTCTCTGTTGAGGCACAAAAGGCCCTCCGACGGACTGTGcctgaaaaaaatcatcattaaaTCCAATATTATAAGATCACTATTAGTCCCTTGCAGCTTCATGATTTGTATTACAATTTAGTAAAACTGAGTTGATTTGTATGCTACAGAAAATACTACAGCGTGAAATAAAatagaacaataaaaaaataaaatgaaacaaaagagaaaaagccagcagtgaaaatgaaaattaacttCTATATTTATAACAAGGACGtactacggaagcgtattgctgccacgccacacaaaaaaaagtcgctatcacgttataacgtgatatgtttcatgtcATACTGTCGATGTTGCATGTTACAACATGATATGTTTTACGTTATGATGTGGTTAGTtgcacgttataatgtgaatcctTTCATGTTAAAACATGAAAAGTTTCACGCTATaacgtaattcatttcatgttatagtgtgaaactttcatgttataacatgatatgctctacgttataacgtgattcatttcatgttataacatagattcgtttcacgttataacttagaaaataataaataaatacatttcaccccTCTTGCCCCTGCCCCCCCAGGAGGCAATTACTTCTGGTTCTACTACATGTTCTACTACATTActacatgttcttgctccatgcCTACGAGCCAATCCTCGGGTACACCACAACTCCATTAAAACCTCACCGAATCCATGTTTTGGGCGATACTCATTGAGAGTCCACTTCTAGCTGTGTCTTCCTGCACGCCACCTTGGAAGGATGTGAGAGATCACAGGGTCGCAACAAGTTGACGCCAAATTTTCAGGTTCTAATGTAGAACTTATTGGGTTTCACCGTGATGTGTTTCATGTTAcaatgtgataaattacatgtAATGACGTGGGTCATTTCaggttataacatgaaatgattcaaattacaacgtgtaattaaccacattataacgtgaaacatatcatgttataagacaaaacattaacattacaacgtgaaacatatcacgttataatatgatagcaattttttttgggtgtggcagcaatttACTTCTGTAACATACTTTcctatggttaaaaaaaaaaagtataatttaGGAATTGGAACAGCTTGGAAATTAACCAACATCACAAAACCACTTTGAATTGAGAGGAAGTAAATGCAGACATGTTTATTGTTTGTGGTTGCAATTTGCAATCGCAGAAGAGTGCACTGCATCAAACCTTCATGTCAATTTTCATGTGGCCAAATCAAGGCAAAACCGCCGGCATACGTGTGGAAGATGTTCGTCGTGTGCTCAGACTTGATCCCGGCAACGGTCTGGGTCTCCATGTCTACTGGATCCGAACAGATCCTGGTCCCATGTTTCCTTCTCAAGTCAGTCAAGAGCTCAGAGTCACCGTCTTCTGAAACATCTCCATCATCAAACCAGGCAGTCTGACACACTGGgggaaaacaaacttttaagTATTCACTCACATTCCGTCAGTATCAATGAACCCACAACATGAACGCGGAACCTACTTTCAAGTGCATGGACGGCAGACGAGTGCAGGTCTGGAAATAACAGTAATGTATATTAATTTGAATGTATAGTATTTTGTAAATGCTTGAAAAAATTGTAACAAATTTTGAGACTTTCATTCTGTTACCtgagacaaaaaaacacaaaacaatgccctgcaaaaacacatacacacacaaaaaaagtgaaaacgacgacaacaaaaatctcaatttgcaaataaataaaatagggggaaaaaaaaattcagctcaGTTTACCTGAAAGAAAATCATGACTCTTCCGCTGACTGTGAAGGGagcaaaaataatatattataaataaatgGAGCTAAAATAGTCTTCCAGGCTCCGAGCTTCATCTGTACTGCAGAGATTGGATGTAAGTGATAGATGATCACGTCCTCTAGATTCCTTTTCTGCCCAATAGACGTACTCCCCTGGGACCTTGCGGAGGGCGTGTGATGCGTTTTGTGTTACTGCGTTTCCCACAAAGGGCGACTCTCACTTAAGGCATAAAAACAATCCACTCCACCTCCGTTTCCGTCACTCAGGTGATTAACCATGATCGAATTTAAGACGGAACTCAATGAATGGATACTTATTTTGGAATGAAATCTTGAATGCTCCAAATTTATGTAACGTAACACTTTTTTGACCTCGTCTTTCTTGTTAAAAAAGGAGCAACAGTGATGCAGATTCAGATGTAATTAGAACTTTTTGGCTAGGGTAAACCACAGTGAGTGCAATGCAAGACTAATTTGGTGCTTGTCATCCaaaatgactgatttttttttttttttaccataacaAAGCAGCAGTTAAAATGAATACATGCACATGCAGTATATACACATGGTGCATGAATACAggatacagtaaagaaaataagtatttgaacacctgctatattgcaagttctcccacttagaaatcatggaggggtttgaaattttcatcg
This DNA window, taken from Syngnathoides biaculeatus isolate LvHL_M chromosome 2, ASM1980259v1, whole genome shotgun sequence, encodes the following:
- the LOC133495980 gene encoding uncharacterized protein LOC133495980 is translated as MSHSSTLVLLIEPVCTDLRPFSDQPFSGRVMIFFQGIVLCFFVSDLHSSAVHALEMCQTAWFDDGDVSEDGDSELLTDLRRKHGTRICSDPVDMETQTVAGIKSEHTTNIFHTHSPSEGLLCLNREQFGSLCVDYKVKFTCSGQFCSECQTGWFDMDDPEGHGDFELLSDLRQKYPGKICHQPVAIQVQTVSAESASSTPETFLRLDAAYGFACVNADQTDKSCEDYKVRFTCPKEFCQKSQECRTQWLDSDDPSDEGDVESLYRLLKTYPGQVCRNPIRIEARTTNGLSSELTGDVFLSNDVTFGFACINENQPTNQQCADYEVMMTCPSDFCHMTGCRTRWFDLDDPTSDGDYETLVELQRVNAAEVCPQPVAVEAMTTSGIPAHETGDVFQMYDATHGFACVNREQPSEKQCQDYQVRLTCPPAFCSI